GCTCTGTCTCCGGGGATTCAGCAACCGGAAAAAAGTCTGAAAAGGGAAAAGGTTATAGTTTTTTAACGAGCTGCTCGGTGAGGGAACCCATCCCGGCGGATTCTTTCTCAAGGGTTAGGCTATGCCTGTAAGTTCCTTTTTCAAAATTGAAGACCTTCACCGGAACCCAGTTCTGTAGCCTCGTGCCTATATAAATCGCAAGATCGATCGGCCCTGCATAGAAGAGGAGAACCTCTGTGACACCGCTCTTCATGGCCAGATCTTTCAACCCGTTTATCTTCACCATAACCTCGGGATAGTCCTTGGGCTCCAGCCAGGTATCTCCACTCTTCCAGCTGATGAGCTGCACATCCCAATCTTGATCCTTCAGATAGTTGCCGACTGAGGCCTCCAGATCCTTACCGATGCCGATAGCTATGGCCAGGGGCCGTTTTGATAGCCCAACCTCCTTTCCCCCCAAGGGAGACTATCGTCCGGGCCAGCTCCTTCTTCTGCCTGCGCAATGTGAGGCTGAAGTACAGAAATAACGAAAACGCGGTCAGCGAGGCAAAACTCGCCATCAATGATACGATCTCTATCCAGTTCATACTCGTCCCGCCTTTTCCGAGCTTCCTTGATCTGGATTACCCTCCAGGGTAATGTCTACCACGTCTCCCACCGCCCACTCCCGGCTGTGGGTTGCCACCACCACCGCCCCGAGCCGGGGGTCGTAGAAGGCGATCGCCGCCGCGGGCGAGCCGTGGAGGAGGTGGAGCGCCATGCCGTACCGCCAGATCGGCGCTTTCCCCTCGACGACGACGAGGGACCCGCGGGGGATCTTCGGCAGGGGTGGCAGCGGCTCGGCGGAGGTGATGGGGCCGGAGACGCCGATGGGATAGATGACGAAGTTCAAGGAAACACCTTTTTGAGAGTGCAATTTTGATCCATCTCTTGTTGCCAGAGTATGCCCTTCTCAGCAGCCCATTTCTTCCATGAACTCAGATTGTTCGGCGAATTGGAATCACCTGAAAGCAAACTCCTTAAGTGGTTCAAGTCTGCTCCGGGCCTAACAAGATTATTTTCGATCACAATAAGCCTGCTACCTGTCAGCTTTGCGAGATATTGGCTTTTCATGCCCGTCTTTTCAAGCTCTTCTTTGAGGACTTCTAATGGCAATGCGTTGTTGTATTGCTCCATTAGACTGTTGATTGTATTGGACACCTCACCCCAGCCAAAATCAAATATCGGGAGCTGGAACCATTTAGATAGTAACAGGTCGATTTGGCCTTTAGGGAGTCTCCCCTTCGGCTTTTCAAGGTCGGGATGGAGAAGATCAATGTCTTGTTCAAAGTAGTAGTAATATCTCGAAATTGCCCCTGATAGAGAGCCTGCCGTCAAAATGGATGCGTTGATCTGGTTTGTGCCTCCAACCATATTAGCCCAAAGTTCCTTTCCGCCCTTCGTACCTAAGGCATTAACTGTGTGGTATATGACTGGAAGAGCTTTCTTGAAATCTTGATAATCCACTGCTAGATAGTAGATTTTAGGAAGATCATATTGGTCGAAAAGCTCTCTATGAATATCTCTAATAAATTTGCAGGCGACTCTAGGAACCGATATTTCCTTACCAGTATTTTTGAACCAGCGGTCCTTAAGATCGCTCCTTCGAGAAAATTTCTTTTCCACTACCTCTCTGGAAGTGAAGATGACGATTCCTTCAGGAAAACCTCGAAGGATTCCCTCTTTTTGTCTCCACTCCCCTGAGGTCTCAAAGAACTCGCAAGCTTTGGCCTCGCCTTCTTCGGCTGCCTTCAAGAGCAGATATATACTGGACGTGGGTACGGTTAAAGCCCCTGGACTGATTCCAAGCCCGCTGATATGCCACACGCCCATTCAAGAACCTCCCGCTTCAATTAGGTCACTATGCGATCTCGCTGCACTAATGCAGCTGTGCCTCGTAGATCTTCTTCGCTTTCTTCAGTCCGCCCGTCGGACGATCCCAGAGTTTGCCGTATCTGGCCTTGATATCCGCCAGAATCTTCTCCTTGAGTTCTGAGTCTTCTATCGAGTTCCAGCTCTCGGCTACCTTCAAGGGCATCTCTGTGAGGACCTTGGACGGATCTTTATTCTGCTCTCTTGCTAGCCGGTCAATCTCCTTATCCAGCCAATCCATAGCAGGCGATCTTGGAACAAACGCCTCAAACCTGCCGTATCCGACCGCTGTCTTGGCTCCTCCGCCGATTTTATTCAGGGCAACTCTGAGCCACTCTGCGGCCTTCTTGCAGTCATCCCCATCTCTCTGATCTTCAGGTCTTCTTGGCATTACGCCGAAGAGGAAATCCTGTCCTGCTTCAACGACCAAAAACGGAACGGGTACGGGACTTTGCCAGTCAGCAGGAGGCTCATCTCCCTGATAGTAGGGGCCGTAATGAGGGGTCATGACGTCGGCCTTCAATTGCACCTGACTAATTGGGATGGCATCAAGAAAGATGACCGAGCCCACCGAAGAGGTATTGGAGTCCCTGGGACCAAATATCCGATTAATCGTCTCATCGTTCTCTTCCTCCCAGATCTTAGCCCAGGACCGGACGACACCCTTAACGGATGAGCCCGGCAAGTAAGGGGTTCCTAGGGTCTGGTGCCAAGCGAACCCATTCTCTACAGGATGATTTCTTCCTAGACCCGTGACAAACGGCCCCTCTGTCTTGAGATGCAGGGCAAAGCCTCTGCTGCTGGCGATCAGATTCAATCGGCGCTCCACAATCTCATTAATCAGACGGGGATCTCCCACGGGCTTCTTGGTGACGCCCTCGATCCAGCTCGTCTTGCCCTTGTCGCCCAGGCCGTCCCATTTATCCGACCACTGGTCGCAGAACTTGTCGTACCACAGCCCTGCGTTGCTCTCCCCTGGTCTTCGGGTGATATTCGTCTCAGTCCTATAAATCGGACGAACCATCTTTACCATCCCCCAAATACGCCTGGCTGAACTTCTTGAGCCAATCGAGATAGGCGAGAGCCTCCGCCTGGGCTCGGACATAATTTTCTTGGCTGCTATTGACGATCGCCGCCATCAGACCCCCATCTCCTGAATAAGCTTCGCACTCAAAAAGCCAGCTCTCTACACAATCAAAGAGGGTTTTGTGGGCTCTCTCATCGGCGCTCATCCTATCGCCCTTGGCAAGCCTGGCCGCAGCCAGCTCTCCCGCCATAGCCTGTCCAAGTCCGTTCATGACGATGGTTGCAGGAAGTCGCTGAACATAGCTTCCGAAGTTCCCGTAATCCTTCTTCTCTGCCAATTTAGTTATGCCATCCAAGGCATGAGCGGCGCGCTTCTGGCCCAGGGTCTTTTCAGCCATCATCTATTCCCCCACAAGCCTTAAGGCGAACCATCCCTGCCCTACTGTCTCGTTTCCACCCACCTGAAGGTAAGGGCGTTCATCCACCAGTATCTTGACCAGATCGATCGAGCCGTTACCTCGCTCCATTAATAGGTTGTAGAATAGTGAATCTTGGGCCAATGTCTCTTCATACCAAAGGTTCTTGCTGGTCTTTGTATTCTCATCCAAAACGTTGCGAGCACTGATAGGTAGCCCGTAGCTAGCAAACCACTTGAAGTCGTCGTCGCTTAGTACAATCAGCTGTCTAGCCAGCCTTTCTGCTGAGGCTCGATTTGGCATCAGCTGATCAATTGCCTCGATGACAGATTTATCAGCCGTTTCAACTATCTTGAACTCTCTCTCTTCCAGGAAAATTTTACCAGATCCCTCTCCCAGTACGGTTCCATTCTCCGGCTTTTTATCCGTCTTTGGGATTTTGAGTTTTTTCTCAAATCCGGAACGGTGAATATCTCGACTCAGCCTCTCAAGAATATTGGGACATGTAGCCCATTTATAATGCCCAGTCAGACTGCGAACAGGAAGCAGAAGAAGCCGTGCATCCGAGACGATAAGATCCCCGGCACCATCTTGCTTCCCGAACGCCCTTTCTACCTCCTCGCTCTGAGCCGCTTCCTCTCCATTCTCAGATCTTTTCCCCGGCCACTTATCCCTGGCCCGATCCTTCAAGGCTCCTTTTAGGCTTGAGCCTACAATCACGGGATACTCGGTAATCGATTCACGCGCCACGGGCAGGTCCACAAAGCCCGTCGAGCGGCCGGCGCCGGGATGGACCGGCGTCTCTGCCAACATTCCTATGATTATGCTCCTCATATGATCACCTTTCTATTGTTCATCATTCCAGGAACCGATAGCTATCTCCCCAAATCCGAACTCGCAGTACTCGCCGATTTTTTTTCCACCTATTTTTCTGATCTCTTCGGCGCGGTCGCCGTCAGCTTCACAAAACCAGGTAGAACCCCCAGGCAAGAACGGCTTTAGAGGCAGGGGCTCTCTGTTAACCGAATCCCACCCACCGATCCAAACCGGTCGCTCCAGACAGGCTGATACAACCCTGGAGCCTGTGATCCCAGGAACCTCTTCTCCCGGGCCTGGCCAGGTGCATTTGAAGTGGGCAGGGGTGAGATGGGTTAATGTAAACCGGATATTGCCGTCAGAAGAGGGTATTAGCTCAGCAGCATCCGGGATTTTTATTGTGCCGTCCATCATATCGGCATAGGCTAACCCTCCCTCGCCACCGAAAGGCAAAGTCGATTCAAGGTCCAATCCTGCTTCAATACCGTCGACCTCTACCGCAAGACTTACGCCCTGCATCAATCGCACCCTAGAGATGGAGTAAAGAAGCCCCTCCAGGGCGGTCCTGTTCTTAAAGTCCCTTGCTATGCCGACGAGAAACTCAAAATCCCAGAGATCTTTAGCTTTGATCGGAGATATTTTGCTCAAATCGCCTCCGGTTAAGACGACTTCTAAGTCTTTCAAAGTGAGATAAGAGCCAAATAGGGATTTCTTGCCCTGGGCGTCTTTTGAAGAAGGCAGCCGGACCCCATCTCCAATATCGCAATCCACCTCTTCGCCCGGCCTCAGAAGGCACAACTCTTCCCATTTGCTTTCATCGGATTCGGATTCTTTTCCCAGGAGATGGAGGGGAGCTGGAACTAGAAAATCTGACCTGCCTTCCTTTTCCCTGAGCAGATACGGTCCCCTAAAGCTCAGTGGAGCCAATTTTTGACCATTGCCCAGCTTTGCTTTGATCTCAGATGGCCAGTCCCCTTTGCCATTCCATCCCTGGTCTCTGGCAAGGTCTCTGGCAAACGAAGCCCTTATGGCCCCGACCGCCGTCACCGCAAATGGCGGGAATAAGCTCTTGATATCAGCTAGTGTAGACTCCCCCTGGTTGTAAGGCCTTCCATCTCGGAAAAACCAACTCCCGACCGGAGTCAGCTTATATGCTTTGAAAGTCATTCGCTCCCTCCTTCAGCGGTCTGTGAGAGGAATTTGATCAGCATCGCTGCATCGGTGCTAAGAACTGTTTTGTTAACTCCACTCTTATTGTGGGACTTGTAGCTCAGCTCAAGAAGAGATCCCACCTGTTTCTCCGCGTCTTCTCTGCTTACTTTTCTATCCCTAGACTTCATGTATTCCGCAGTCAACAATGGCAGCGGGTCGAGACCCTCGATGAGATTCGCATAATTGCCTGGCTTCAGAGATTGATCTCCTGATAGTATGGCCAGATCATCTCTCATGCCATAAAAGAAGGACTTGGAGAATTTCTTATGAGGTCCTTCCCTGACCTTAAAGACCAGATCATCGATGCGATCCCTGCTTTCTTCATCGGTTAATCGATCCCAGGTCACCGTCCACTGGCAGTATTTGCCGCTATTCTTCAATACGCTGACTGCAATGCTACCCCGGCCGTTCTTGTCCTTGGCCACATCATCTAAGATATAATGAGCCTCTCTCATCACTGTGCTCAGAGGGATGTGGTAATGCGAGAATACCAGTCCTGCTGATATCGTCGCTTTGACTTCGGGGATAACATCTTCGAAGCGTTTCTCATAACTTTCCGATAGCTCTTTAGCACATTTTAGAGCTTCAGGCATGGGAAGCATTGCTAGAACGTCGTCACCTCCTGCATAGATGGTGACTCCTTCTCTAGTTTTCACGATGTCGCGAACGTCTTTTGTAAAAGCTGAAAGGGCCTTAGTGATCAGGTCTTCTTTATCTTTGTAGTCGCCCATCAACTTCCCCATGTTGTCTCCGTCCATCAGAAGCATAGCATAGAAAGGGGTAGGTCTAAACTTAGCTTTCTCAGACAGTGCTCTCAGCTGGATTTTGAGTTCCTTTCGTGTTTTCTTGTCCTCATCAGGTTCTTCCGCGCAATTTTTCAGAAATTCCGGTGTATCATCAAAAGGGGTTCGCTTACAGTCGATTAGCGCGTTTTCGAAGTAGAAATTGCCGTCCAGATCCAGAAACCTATTATGCCTATCGCAAAAAGATCCGATCTGCCTGGAAATCCCCTTTCTCTCGGCACCCGACGCAGCGTTTAGAATATGGCCTGCATAATCATAGGCGTCTTCGGAAGCTGCATCAATTACGGATTTTAACCATGGAATAGCTGCCACATATGGCGTTGAAGGCCAGTTCCTTGTTTCTACGCCCCAATCTTTGGCCATCGTTGAGACCGGGAATAACCGTTTAATAAGGGCTAATGCACAGAGCCTTTCACCTTCTCTGATGTCGAGCTTGCCGAGTTTTCGTTTGCCGTTTATTCTTTGAAAAGACAGACTCTCCCAGAATTTGTTCTGGATCCTACTCTGCTTCGAACGGACAAAACCGGATAGCTCCTGCCAGTCACCCATCATAGTGCAGTGATCACCAGGCTCTTCTTCGAGATGCCCAATTATTCTCCAGTTCTTTCTGGAGTTCATTGACGAAATATCTGGAGCTGCAACCCAGTTTATCTCCCAGAAATTCTTAACCTGACGGTCCCAGATCATTTCGGTTCCATAGCCGTTTTCAGCAACATCTACTACATACTCGTCCCAAACGGCTTCGGCGATCTCCATCCATCGGTTCTGCACCATCTTTGCCGCAGAGCTGGCAACGCTCTTCGGATCATCCTCAACGATCGCCTCGAAACGATTAGGTATAGAGCCGATGATGGGAGCATTACCTTCCCTAGATCTTCGGATCCAGGCCAGGAGAGGATCGTCTGTGACATCTGGAATAGTGATCTGCCCACCTTTGTCCATAACCTCGCTGATGGCACATCCCGAGAGATACGACAGCAAGAATGACCCGCTCCAAAGGTCGCGAGTTCGCCTGGCTTGGGCCACAAACCCTTGGACGGGTCCCAGGCTGAAGAATATTTTATCGCTCATCGAATCACGCCAAATTCTGCGTATGTTCCAGAACTAAATAACTTTCACTGCATCTGGAAATCTTGGTTTTCCATATCCGTTTTTTCCATCTAGGAATTCGTGAAGAACGCTGTAATCAACGCTTTGAGGAACAACGGAGCTGCCGACGCGAATCCTCTCTCCAGGAGGAAGAAACTCTGAGGGAAAGATCGCCGGAACAGCTGCATACTGCCCATTATTCAACTCCTGAATATGGATGAATAAAGGACTGCCACGCCTCTCTAGTCTAGCTGGCTTCACATCAACTTTTTCTTGATAGCTGGAGAAGTAGTAATTGTGGGGAAGGCCAAAGACGACACGGCGCGGATGGGTGCTCACTCTCGTTTTAATGGCGTCTGCTGCCAGGTCGTGATCATCCTTGAAGTTTCTCTCGGAATTCTGATCGTTTACTTTGCCGTTTCTTCCCCAGCTTCTATACAACTGCATTGCCTCTCCTACCGTGTTGAGAAGCCTAAGGGGATCAGATCCCTTTTCAACTATGTCTACTCTGGTCAGATCACTGTATGCAGTATAGGGAGGTAGACCGGAGTAAGCTTTAATGTTGTAGTCCCTGAAGAACGATCCAATTTTCAGCTTCAGATCCTCAACATCGTTAGGCATTCTGAAGAGGATTTCATCTCCGAGTTTAAGCTCTAACAGATTGAAGGACCCGTATCCTTTGCGGGATCTTGATCCAAGGCCTCCGAAAAGGCCCATGGCGATCAGTGCAGATGTTACGTTCTCGACATCGTCGTCGATTGTGCCATTCCTGAAGAGAAGATTTAGTGTCCCATCAAATGGATACTTCAGGCAAGACCGGAGGATTTGTCCCTCTTTAGTATTCCTTTTCCGGCTGGGAACTGCTTCTACAACACCATAACCAAGATAGCGAGCACCAGGGCCTACCGGTTCGCCATTTGCATACTTCAGGATGGGGTCCTTGTATTGGCCGATATTTTCGTCCAGCTTCAGACTTAAATGCACCTTGGCCTGTCCAACGTCACGTCCAGCACTTCCAAAGATATGCGATTCTTCATCTCTTACCCTGCTAACAGAACCAAGCCGCCCCAAGGCCAATGCTCGCCACCAGAATCTCAATACCCCTTTGATGCTTGGAACCCGAAGTTCAGCTTGAGATTTATCCGACCCGGACATGAAAAGTGGCGTAACAACACGAAATTTCGCTTCAAGTTCGATCATTATCAGACCTCCTGTAAGATGTCAAAATAAAATTGATTATAAATAAAAACAAAAAAAATATGAAAACATGACAAATAGCTTTGATTAGGTTAAATACCATCCGTATATATACCTTAGGCCCAGATATACATGCACGAGACCTATCAAAACGTACACTAGGCCATGCTCTAAGTTGGTTATTACAAGACCTCCTCTCTCTTTTCCGCAATCGATTGTACATTATTACCAATACTCCTCTAGAACTCGAAGTTCTCTGCCTCGATAATTAACGAATACTGATTATTGATCTACCTCCTATATCGTATAATCAGGTTTCTAAAGTATAAAGATAAATACCTTTCCATGATACTTAAATTCTAATGGGATATATAAATTAATTATCGTCCATCATTTAAAAAAAACAATAATGGACGATCATTGGACGAAATCGAGAGTTTCAATGGGGCCACGGCCCAATCGCAGCCATGGAACTCACAATCTTGCATATTCTCATTCTACTATATTTATCTAGCGGACGATTATGATGGATTACTTATCGGCCAAACATGCTATTTGGATCGATCTTCAACCACAAACCCCCCCATCCCAAAATGCGCCCCGTACCCCACCGCCACCGGCCCCTGGACGGGCGCGGGAAACTCGATCCGGAAGCCGTATCCTGCAGACCCCGCCCTCCTCCCGTCCCCCCTGTTTCGCGCCCGCCGGAAGCTCGACCAGCCGACCCTCTCCCCGGCGATCTCGGTGAAGGAGACCGCCTCGACGGTCACCGGCTCGGGAAACCCGGCGAGGCCCAGGAGCCGCAAGAGCTCGTGCTCGGGGCTTCCGATCTGTAAACCCGAGGGGTCGAGCTTCGGCGCCCCCGCCCGGGTCGCCTTGGGGTATCTGGTGGGGACAAAGGGGGTCCGGGAGGTCCAGATCCGCGACTCGGCGAGGAGGGGGGATCCGCCTCCGGCCGGATCGAACCCGCCGAAGTCGCCGGGGTGGCCGAGGGCGAGGAGGGTGAGGTCGGCGACGATCCCATCGCCCCGGACTTCCCGGAGGGCCTCCAGGGCGGCCCTTTCGCGAGAGCCGAAGCCCCCGGGGGCGTAGACGGTGACGTGAGTCACCTCGCCTTCCTTGCCCCGCCCCAGGGCCTCGACCGACTCGGGGAGGATGAAGGCGTGGCCGTGGCCGACGAGGGGCCTTCCGGCCTCGTCGCAGCCGGTGAAGGTCGCCGAGCCGTCGGAGAGCTCCACCAGGGCGGCGTGGACCCGCTCCGCCAGGGTGATTCCGTCGGTGAGCTTCGGCGGGCGGCCCCCGACGGCGTAGCGTCCGACGGTTGGCGGATGGTCCGGGCCCTGCCGGATCTCGGAGACATCTCTCGGTGAATATCGAGAATATCGGGGGGAGCGGCTCCGGCTCCTCACGCCAAAATCGAAGGTCATCGCCTCCTGAGATGGACCGGATCCGCCTCCAAAAGAGGGGCTGGTCGATGGACCGCCGCGACCCTGCCCCTCCCGGGACTTGCGCGAGAAAGCTCCTTCTCCAGGCCTGACTGCGCTCAATTCTCCCTCCTCACCCCGAGGTGAATGGTGGCATGATCCGCCCTGCCATCCCATCCCTCATCGGTCAAAATAGATGGCGGTCTCAATATAAAAGGCTAGCGTCACTTCCTGATTTTTGGTCAGGTCAGATCCGGTCAGATTGGTCAGATCAGGTCCGCCCCAGGCTCCGCCCCGTCTTCCGACCCC
The sequence above is drawn from the Methanothrix harundinacea 6Ac genome and encodes:
- a CDS encoding SAVED domain-containing protein, which produces MGGKEVGLSKRPLAIAIGIGKDLEASVGNYLKDQDWDVQLISWKSGDTWLEPKDYPEVMVKINGLKDLAMKSGVTEVLLFYAGPIDLAIYIGTRLQNWVPVKVFNFEKGTYRHSLTLEKESAGMGSLTEQLVKKL
- the crn3 gene encoding CRISPR-associated ring nuclease Crn3/Csx3, which codes for MNFVIYPIGVSGPITSAEPLPPLPKIPRGSLVVVEGKAPIWRYGMALHLLHGSPAAAIAFYDPRLGAVVVATHSREWAVGDVVDITLEGNPDQGSSEKAGRV
- the cmr6 gene encoding type III-B CRISPR module RAMP protein Cmr6 yields the protein MVKMVRPIYRTETNITRRPGESNAGLWYDKFCDQWSDKWDGLGDKGKTSWIEGVTKKPVGDPRLINEIVERRLNLIASSRGFALHLKTEGPFVTGLGRNHPVENGFAWHQTLGTPYLPGSSVKGVVRSWAKIWEEENDETINRIFGPRDSNTSSVGSVIFLDAIPISQVQLKADVMTPHYGPYYQGDEPPADWQSPVPVPFLVVEAGQDFLFGVMPRRPEDQRDGDDCKKAAEWLRVALNKIGGGAKTAVGYGRFEAFVPRSPAMDWLDKEIDRLAREQNKDPSKVLTEMPLKVAESWNSIEDSELKEKILADIKARYGKLWDRPTGGLKKAKKIYEAQLH
- the cmr5 gene encoding type III-B CRISPR module-associated protein Cmr5, yielding MMAEKTLGQKRAAHALDGITKLAEKKDYGNFGSYVQRLPATIVMNGLGQAMAGELAAARLAKGDRMSADERAHKTLFDCVESWLFECEAYSGDGGLMAAIVNSSQENYVRAQAEALAYLDWLKKFSQAYLGDGKDGSSDL
- the cmr4 gene encoding type III-B CRISPR module RAMP protein Cmr4 → MRSIIIGMLAETPVHPGAGRSTGFVDLPVARESITEYPVIVGSSLKGALKDRARDKWPGKRSENGEEAAQSEEVERAFGKQDGAGDLIVSDARLLLLPVRSLTGHYKWATCPNILERLSRDIHRSGFEKKLKIPKTDKKPENGTVLGEGSGKIFLEEREFKIVETADKSVIEAIDQLMPNRASAERLARQLIVLSDDDFKWFASYGLPISARNVLDENTKTSKNLWYEETLAQDSLFYNLLMERGNGSIDLVKILVDERPYLQVGGNETVGQGWFALRLVGE
- a CDS encoding type III-B CRISPR module-associated protein Cmr3 — translated: MTFKAYKLTPVGSWFFRDGRPYNQGESTLADIKSLFPPFAVTAVGAIRASFARDLARDQGWNGKGDWPSEIKAKLGNGQKLAPLSFRGPYLLREKEGRSDFLVPAPLHLLGKESESDESKWEELCLLRPGEEVDCDIGDGVRLPSSKDAQGKKSLFGSYLTLKDLEVVLTGGDLSKISPIKAKDLWDFEFLVGIARDFKNRTALEGLLYSISRVRLMQGVSLAVEVDGIEAGLDLESTLPFGGEGGLAYADMMDGTIKIPDAAELIPSSDGNIRFTLTHLTPAHFKCTWPGPGEEVPGITGSRVVSACLERPVWIGGWDSVNREPLPLKPFLPGGSTWFCEADGDRAEEIRKIGGKKIGEYCEFGFGEIAIGSWNDEQ
- the cas10 gene encoding type III-B CRISPR-associated protein Cas10/Cmr2 yields the protein MSDKIFFSLGPVQGFVAQARRTRDLWSGSFLLSYLSGCAISEVMDKGGQITIPDVTDDPLLAWIRRSREGNAPIIGSIPNRFEAIVEDDPKSVASSAAKMVQNRWMEIAEAVWDEYVVDVAENGYGTEMIWDRQVKNFWEINWVAAPDISSMNSRKNWRIIGHLEEEPGDHCTMMGDWQELSGFVRSKQSRIQNKFWESLSFQRINGKRKLGKLDIREGERLCALALIKRLFPVSTMAKDWGVETRNWPSTPYVAAIPWLKSVIDAASEDAYDYAGHILNAASGAERKGISRQIGSFCDRHNRFLDLDGNFYFENALIDCKRTPFDDTPEFLKNCAEEPDEDKKTRKELKIQLRALSEKAKFRPTPFYAMLLMDGDNMGKLMGDYKDKEDLITKALSAFTKDVRDIVKTREGVTIYAGGDDVLAMLPMPEALKCAKELSESYEKRFEDVIPEVKATISAGLVFSHYHIPLSTVMREAHYILDDVAKDKNGRGSIAVSVLKNSGKYCQWTVTWDRLTDEESRDRIDDLVFKVREGPHKKFSKSFFYGMRDDLAILSGDQSLKPGNYANLIEGLDPLPLLTAEYMKSRDRKVSREDAEKQVGSLLELSYKSHNKSGVNKTVLSTDAAMLIKFLSQTAEGGSE
- the cmr1 gene encoding type III-B CRISPR module RAMP protein Cmr1, yielding MIELEAKFRVVTPLFMSGSDKSQAELRVPSIKGVLRFWWRALALGRLGSVSRVRDEESHIFGSAGRDVGQAKVHLSLKLDENIGQYKDPILKYANGEPVGPGARYLGYGVVEAVPSRKRNTKEGQILRSCLKYPFDGTLNLLFRNGTIDDDVENVTSALIAMGLFGGLGSRSRKGYGSFNLLELKLGDEILFRMPNDVEDLKLKIGSFFRDYNIKAYSGLPPYTAYSDLTRVDIVEKGSDPLRLLNTVGEAMQLYRSWGRNGKVNDQNSERNFKDDHDLAADAIKTRVSTHPRRVVFGLPHNYYFSSYQEKVDVKPARLERRGSPLFIHIQELNNGQYAAVPAIFPSEFLPPGERIRVGSSVVPQSVDYSVLHEFLDGKNGYGKPRFPDAVKVI
- the csb2 gene encoding type I-G CRISPR-associated protein Csb2, with translation MTFDFGVRSRSRSPRYSRYSPRDVSEIRQGPDHPPTVGRYAVGGRPPKLTDGITLAERVHAALVELSDGSATFTGCDEAGRPLVGHGHAFILPESVEALGRGKEGEVTHVTVYAPGGFGSRERAALEALREVRGDGIVADLTLLALGHPGDFGGFDPAGGGSPLLAESRIWTSRTPFVPTRYPKATRAGAPKLDPSGLQIGSPEHELLRLLGLAGFPEPVTVEAVSFTEIAGERVGWSSFRRARNRGDGRRAGSAGYGFRIEFPAPVQGPVAVGYGAHFGMGGFVVEDRSK